The genomic window GTTCTTGAATTTTGTTAAAAAAGGTAATCGAGTGATTTTAATAGTGGGCGGTGGGGATACCGCTCGTCGTTATCAAGCCGCCGCTAAACTGGTTGATCGTAAGATTGCGAATACTGATTTAGATTGGGTTGGAATTGTCGCAACCAGGTTAAATGCGGAATTGATAAGAGCTATTTTTGGCGGCTTGGCTTATTCCAAAGTGTTGGGCGATCCGGCAAAAAAAATTAAAACCAAGAAAAAAATTATTATTGGTGCCGGCTACGAACCAGGTTGGTCTTCAGACCTTGACGCTATTTTAGCTGCCCGAGCAAATGGTGCGGATACAGTGATTAATTTAACTAATGTTGATTACGTTTACGATAAAAATCCCTTTAAATACAAATCAGCCAAATCATATCAACGTTTAGGTTGGCGGGAATTTAGGAAAATTGTTGGGTTTAAATGGGTGCCGGGCGCGCACGTACCGTTTGATCCGGTTGCGGCAAAGAAAGGGGAACAGTATAAGCTTAAGCTTGTGGTCATGAATGGCAATAAAATTTCAAATTTGAAAAAATTTCTCGCAAGTCAATCGTTTAAAGGTACAATCATAAAAAATTAATTTTAAGTTAAAGCAACTCCCGGTGCGTGCGAAACGTCCGGGAGCGGCTCTTTATAATAATGGCATAGTGGCAATTACTGCCGTAACCGCCTCGGGTCCCACATGCCACCAATGATACTTGGCGGCAACAGGCGTTCAATGGGCAAACAAGTTGCCGATTGAACTTCAGTTGGGGAAACCAGAAGGTGAATGCCTGCCGGAACATGCCCGTTAAGCGGCATCATTTCGCAAGCTACTACTTCGCCATCCCAGGGGGTTAGCAGCGGGACTCGTTCGTTGAAACGTTCACCGATAGCGGCGATACGTAGCCGTCGTTGCAGTACCGCTACCCAGTTGGTATCGGCAAAGCCTGCCAATTCCTCTGGGCTGACGTGCCGGTAGCCAAACGCCCGTGCAACCTCAAAGGCCGCACTAGTATCGACGGCACTGGCAAATGAGATTGCCGTGTGCTCGCCAATTGTTGTCCATTTGGTAGTGGTAAAGAGGGGATTCCATCCTGACACAGGGAACCTTCCTTTGTTGGGGTGTATGCCAAATTTTTGGCGGGGTGCTTAAATACAGCTTAATAAGCCTCTCGGGAACGCCCGAGATTTCTTACAGTAGCTGATTTCAAACACTTTTGCCCGCTTTTTAAAGAGCCGTTTAGCCGAGCTGAACTCGACGCTATTTTCTCCTCCTGCCTTTATTTTATAAGACGCGAACTAACGGTCAAGGGTAGGCCCCTTGACGCGTGGATGATATATGCTATACTACTCAAGTGATTTTATCCACAGACCACAAGGTCCCATATAACCGGGATTAAACGTATACTTTAACGCCTTGTGTAGGAATCATAAAGATTTATTGTCTGTGGTTTTGGTGCCACAGTTTTTTAATAAATAGAAATATGGCTAAATCTAAACAACAAAAGCAATCCACTGTTTCTGATTTTAAAGATAAGGCTAACCGAGCTAAATCTTTGGTCTTTGCAAATTTTGAAGGTTTGTCAGTTAATCAGATGGAAGATTTACGCCAGAACGCCCGTGAACAGGGTGGCGAAGTAATGGTCGCTAAAAAAACTTTGATGAAGCGGGCCTTGAAAGATGTCGGCATTGACGTGGACCCTAAAACTTTTGATAAAGGGGTGGCGACAATTTTTGGCTACGAAGATGAAATTGCTCCGGCTAAAGTAAGCGCCGAATTCGCTAAAAACAATGAAGCTTTAAATATCATTGGCGGTATTGTAGAGAGGAATTATTTAGACGCAGCCCAAATTAAGGCCTTATCTAAAATTCCAAGCAGACAAGAATTACTGGGTAAATTGGTAGGCACAATTCAAGCTCCAATTTCCGGGCTAGTTAATGTTTTGCAAGGTAATATTCGAGGCCTAGTTAATGTTTTGGGCGCAATCAAAGATAATAAATAAATTTAACAAATTAAATAATAATAACACTATGGCCGAAGAACAAGTCAAAGAAGCCACTGAAGAAAAAACAGAAGCTTCTACCGAATCCGCTCAACCGCAAAGCGATGATAAAAAAGAAGTGGAAGTGCCGGCTAAGTTCAAAGACTTAGTTGCCGAAATTGAAAAAATGTCAGTTTTGGATTTATCAGAATTGGTTAAAACCTTAGAAGATAAATTTGGTGTTTCCGCTGCCGCTCCCGTAGCAATGGCTGCGGCTCCAGCCCCTGGCGGAGAAGCCGGAGCGGCTGAAGAAAAATCAAGCTTTGACGTTGAATTGACTGCCTCTGNNNNNNNNNNNNNNNNNNNNNNNNNNNNCGTGCGGGCGGCAACAGAATTAGGCTTAAAGGAAGCTAAAGACATTGTTGATGGCGCGCCTAAAGTTATCAAAGAAGGCGTTAAAAAAGAAGATGCTGAAAAGATGAAAGCCGACCTAGAAGCCGCAGGCGCACAAGTATCGTTAAAATAACAATTTTAACGATCTTCCCAGGCTGGGGATTCAAAATAATTTATTAAAGCAAAAAGCTGCCCTTCCTCAGGCGGTTTTTTGTTATTCCAGGTGGGTTGCCGGAATGCCAAAAATTTTAGAACCGTTTAAAATATAAATTTGTTTAGCCGCTTCGTCTACTACTAAATCTTTTAAATCATCAAATGCGTCGGAGTGGTACTGGATTATCAATGATCCTTCTTTATCCATAACAATTACTCTTCTGGTTTGGGCGGCCAGCAAATACAAATAATCAGAGGTTTCTTCCGTCCAAATCTGAACAGCTCTTTCTATCGGGGGATCAATAGTTCCGTTGGAATAATCTGACAGACCACCGCGCAATAATTTTATAATTTTACCATCAGTTTTTAAGACATATATAAACCCGTCAATAGCCAACGACACGGCGCCATCAATATTAACTTGGTTGGTAATCCAAGCCTGCGGAGTTCCATATCCATTACCGGTTACCGACGAGCGATAAATTTGGTTTTCAGTTTTTGATAGGTGATATAGTGTGTTGTTGTAGATTTCTATATCGTCTACAGCGGTAGAGTTATTCCAGT from Candidatus Buchananbacteria bacterium CG10_big_fil_rev_8_21_14_0_10_42_9 includes these protein-coding regions:
- a CDS encoding UMP kinase, with the protein product MAKTFVFSIGGSLVAPSEINTKLIKEYKKLFLNFVKKGNRVILIVGGGDTARRYQAAAKLVDRKIANTDLDWVGIVATRLNAELIRAIFGGLAYSKVLGDPAKKIKTKKKIIIGAGYEPGWSSDLDAILAARANGADTVINLTNVDYVYDKNPFKYKSAKSYQRLGWREFRKIVGFKWVPGAHVPFDPVAAKKGEQYKLKLVVMNGNKISNLKKFLASQSFKGTIIKN
- the rplJ gene encoding 50S ribosomal protein L10 — encoded protein: MAKSKQQKQSTVSDFKDKANRAKSLVFANFEGLSVNQMEDLRQNAREQGGEVMVAKKTLMKRALKDVGIDVDPKTFDKGVATIFGYEDEIAPAKVSAEFAKNNEALNIIGGIVERNYLDAAQIKALSKIPSRQELLGKLVGTIQAPISGLVNVLQGNIRGLVNVLGAIKDNK